AGGAGGGCATCATCTCAATGAATTTACTTGAAACAAGGAGGTCCTTGTTGGAGGAGATGGagattattgaaaatgccATAGCAGAAAGAATTCAGCGGAATCCAGAGTTATATTACCACTATATACAAGAATCGAGCAAGGTGTTTCCTGATACTAAACTGCCTAGATCATCGTTGATTGCAGagaataaaatatacaagTTTAAAAAGGTTaagaggaagagaaaaCAGATAATTTTGCAGCAACATGAgataaatatttttcttcgagACTACCAAGAGAAACAACAAACttttaataaaatcaaTCGTCCAGAAGAGACACAGGAGGATGACAAGGATTTGCCTAATTTCGAAAGAAAACTACAACAGCTAGAGAAGGAActgaaaaatgaagatgagaACTTTGAATTGGATATCAACTCtaaaaaagacaaataCGCTTTATTctcatcttcttctgatCCATCGAGGCGCACAAATATATTGTCTGACAGAGCTCGAGACCTAGACTTaaatgaaatatttacTAGAGATGAGCAATATGGTGAATATATGGAGCTGGAACAATTTCATTCTTTATGGTTGAATGTAATTAAACGGGGCGATTGTTCACTGCTTCAATTTCTCGACATCCtagaattatttttggACGACGAGAAATATTTGCTAACCCCACCGATGGATCGCAAGAATGATAGATACATGGCCTTTTTGCTAAAGTTGAGCAAATATGtagaaacttttttcttcaaaagttaTGCTTTGCTTGACGCTGCGGCAGTTGAAAATCTAATCAAATCTGACTTCGAACATTCATACTGTAGGGGATCTCTTCGGTCCGAGGCAAAAGGTATCTATTGCCCTTTTTGTTCGAGGTGGTTCAAGACATCTTCCGTTTTCGAAAGCCATTTAGTAGGGAAAATTcataagaaaaatgaatctaaaagaagaaattttgtGTACTCTGAATATAAACTGCATCggtatttgaaatatttaaatgATGAATTTTCTCGAACGAGAAGTTTTgttgaaagaaaactggCATTTACTGCAAATGAAAGAATGGCAGAAATGGATATCTTAACACAGAAGTATGAAGCACCTGCATATGATTCGACGGAAAAAGAGGGGGCCGAACAAGTGGATGGTGAGCAGAGAGATGGTCAACTGCAAGAAGAGCACCTCTCTGGTAAATCGTTTGACATGCCATTGGGTCCGGATGGATTGCCTATGCCATACTGGCTATACAAACTGCATGGGCTTGACAGAGAGTATCGCTGCGAAATTTGTTCGAATAAAGTTTATAATGGGCGACGCACTTTTGAAAGACATTTCAACGAAGAAAGACATATTTATCACTTGCGATGCCTTGGTATCGAACCTTCTTCAGTATTCAAGGGCATAACCAAAATTAAGGAGGCACAAGAGCTCTGGAAAAATATGCAGGGGCAGTCACAGTTGACATCTATTGCAGCAGTTCCCCCAAAGCCTAATCCTTCACAACTAAAAGTTCCTACAGAATTAGaactagaagaagaagacgaagaaggAAATGTAATGAGTAAGAAGGTCTACGATGAACTTAAGAAGCAAGGTTTGGTGTGAAATCTCTCTGTGATATGTATATTTGTTTGATAGATAGCAGTTGTATGTATTTATACTATTCTTAGTAATGACCTTATTACCCGTCTTGTAGAATTGAAAGGCGAAAAACAATTTGAGGACCCATATAATGGAAGAAAACGGACGTGAAAGTTAAATATACGTACCAGAAGACAAATCACAGTAATAAACTAACAAAActatataataataatggaCCCACATAATCCAATTGGTATGTTGTTGATATTTTTAGTGTTTGTGGAGGCAATTGAGCTCGGTGCCCCTTTTGGCTTTGCCTCTTTTGCATTTTAGTTCTTTTACCCCTATATTATTAATACTAACCATCTCGATATAGTCCTTGATCAGGGTACTGGTTTCGTCAAAATTGGTCGTGCTGGCGAGAATTTCCCAGATTACACGTTTCCTTCTATTGTTGGTAGACCCATCTTGAGGGCGGAAGAACGTGCCAGCGTTGCTACACCATTAAAGGACATTATGATTGGTGATGAGGCAAGTGAAGTTCGCTCTTATCTGCAAATATCTTATCCTATGGAAAACGGTATTATTAAGAATTGGACAGATATGGAACTTCTTTGGGATTACGCCTTTTTCGAGCAAATGAAACTACCATCCACCTCCAACGGTAAGATTTTACTAACGGAACCTCCAATGAATCCGCTGAAAAATAGGGAAAAAATGTGTGAGGTAATGTTCGAAAAATACGATTTTGGCGGAGTTTATGTTGCCATCCAAGCTGTTCTAGCATTGTACGCACAAGGTTTGTCTTCAGGAGTCGTCGTCGATTCCGGTGACGGTGTTACTCATATAGTCCCAGTTTACGAATCTGTCGTTTTGAGCCACTTAACAAGAAGATTAGATGTTGCGGGTAGAGACGTTACTAGGCATTTGATTGATCTGCTTTCTCGTCGTGGTTATGCATTTAACAGAACTGCAGATTTCGAAACTGTGCGTCagataaaggaaaaattatGTTATGTTTCATATGATTTAGACCTAGATACAAAATTGGCTAGAGAAACAACCGCCCTTGTGGAATCGTATGAGTTACCAGATGGCAGGACAATCAAAGTGGGACAAGAGAGATTTGAAGCACCAGAATGTTTGTTCCAACCTGGTTTGGTTGACGTTGAACAACCTGGCGTGGGCGAGCTGTTATTTAATACTGTGCAATCGGCTGATGTTGATATCAGAAGTTCCCTGTATAAGGCCATTGTTCTTTCAGGTGGTTCAAGTATGTACCCAGGGCTGCCTTCGAGATTAGAGAAAGAATTGAAACAATTATGGTTTAGTAGAGTTTTACACAATGACCCTTCAAGACTTGATAAATTCAAAGTTAGAATTGAAGATCCTCCAAGGAGAAAGCATATGGTTTTCATTGGTGGTGCCGTTTTAGCTAGTATCATGGCTGATAAAGACCACATGTGGTTGTCTAAGCAAGAATGGCAAGAAAGCGGGCCATCTGCAATGACTAAATTTGGTCCAAGATAGATTTGAACTTTATTGATCCAAAagaattaataaaaaagtttaaatctacgaatgaaaaatggaaatggAATAATATAAACttatatataaatgtaATAAGTTAATAAGGCACAATTGTTGAACAAGCaatcaaaatataatatttcaCTGAGCGCCGTTAGAGGATAGTTATCCTTTTCTTGGTATTTCAAGTATTCAGTGTCTGTGTCgaaaaattgattgatgatttatttaaatgaatatatataaatatgtaaaaaaGAGTTGATCAAAGTAAATAAATCAGTACATGCATGGCAAACTCTAAATGTATTTATGTTCATAACTGGCACAtgcttttcttccttaTGCGGCTCTTCTAAATTTTGTAATCTGCAAATTTCCTTAAAACAGTGTCTACCACATCATTGAGATCATCTTGTGATATATGAGGCTTCTCAGAGCCATATCTAACGGCATTCCTAATAAGGTCTTCCATAATCGATCCGGATATCATAAAAGGTTGAAGGAAAGTGCTACTCAGGACTTTATCCACAGTCCATCTTTTGTCTGGGTTCCTGTACAGACATGCTTTCATTAATTCAATGGCAGACTTTGGaatcttttcattattgcTAGTATGTTCAGGAAATGGGATTTTCACATCAGGATTCATAATAGCCAACAGCCTATTTTGGCCTTGGAAACTGCCATATGGGGGTTTCCCGTAAATCATCTGATATATAATACAACCGCATGACCACATATCAGATGGTCTCCCCACTTTCCACTTGTTTCCCTCATGTTGGTTCTCACTATTTTGTGTGTAATTCATAGCAACTAGTGCTTCTGGTGCCATATAATTTGGAGTCCCAATTTGAGTTTCACGATATATATTCACCGTATGTTCCGGTACCGCGTTTGCTATACCAAAATCAATGATTTTTAAGATACCTTTCactaaaacaaaatttgCAGGTTTTAAATCCGAATGAACTATGCCCGCATCATGAACTACTTTAATGCACAGCAACATTTCCTTTGTATAGAATCtaacaaaattaaaatcCAGTGGCATGCCGCTTCTTTGGTTAAGGATTTGTGACAAATCATGATCACCACATTCCATTATCAAATACAATAAACCATCCCCCATTTCATAATCTAGTAGTTGGATTACACGCTTTTGgtctttcaatttttccagaAGTTCTATTTCTCCTTTGAATCCATCAATACTTGAATCGTCAAAAGCGTCAAAAGACACCCTTTTGAGCGCGTATACCCTATTGCCAGATCCTTTCACCTTGTAAACTCTGGAGGATCCACCTCTACCCAAAAGTTCTATTTTTTCGTACTGGGAGTCATTTACTGTAATTATATTTCTATTATTCGATAAAGAAGCGGACTTTGCAGgttcaacaatttcaacTTTCTTGGTGACTGGAGGTTTGGGAGCAGGTCGATGGTAAAATACTTCTAGATTTTTACTGTTTATATTCTCATTCGTTATTGCATCATCCAATGATCGTTTTAGTCTCTTATTCTCTTGTTGAAGGAGATTATCAGCGTGATTTGCATTTATGCTTATGTTTCGCAGtacttctcttttttcGGAGTCGGAATCTTTATTTCTGGAAATTCCTTTATAAATTTTATGAATTGGGCTGTTGAAATTGCTGTTATTGCTAGTATCAATATTCTCCTTGAGAGCTCTTCTTATTTCGATCGATGActtagatgaagatgatcCAGTAGAAACTTTTCGCCTGGGTTGAGAACCATTATTGGATGTTATAGAATTGTCCTTGTTTGCCAATAAGTTGTTACTAGAAAgtgaagaggaagaagacCTACTTTTATAAAGCAATTCTCTGGAACTATGTTTTCGGAGTGCTGCTTgtctattttcttctctttgttTATCAAAGTAGATTTGAGATATTAGTGGAAGGTCACTTGTGGGAAGATTATGTTTTTTAATATACTGGATAGGATTCAA
This is a stretch of genomic DNA from Saccharomyces cerevisiae S288C chromosome IV, complete sequence. It encodes these proteins:
- the PRP9 gene encoding SF3a splicing factor complex subunit PRP9 (Subunit of the SF3a splicing factor complex; required for spliceosome assembly; acts after the formation of the U1 snRNP-pre-mRNA complex), giving the protein MNLLETRRSLLEEMEIIENAIAERIQRNPELYYHYIQESSKVFPDTKLPRSSLIAENKIYKFKKVKRKRKQIILQQHEINIFLRDYQEKQQTFNKINRPEETQEDDKDLPNFERKLQQLEKELKNEDENFELDINSKKDKYALFSSSSDPSRRTNILSDRARDLDLNEIFTRDEQYGEYMELEQFHSLWLNVIKRGDCSLLQFLDILELFLDDEKYLLTPPMDRKNDRYMAFLLKLSKYVETFFFKSYALLDAAAVENLIKSDFEHSYCRGSLRSEAKGIYCPFCSRWFKTSSVFESHLVGKIHKKNESKRRNFVYSEYKLHRYLKYLNDEFSRTRSFVERKLAFTANERMAEMDILTQKYEAPAYDSTEKEGAEQVDGEQRDGQLQEEHLSGKSFDMPLGPDGLPMPYWLYKLHGLDREYRCEICSNKVYNGRRTFERHFNEERHIYHLRCLGIEPSSVFKGITKIKEAQELWKNMQGQSQLTSIAAVPPKPNPSQLKVPTELELEEEDEEGNVMSKKVYDELKKQGLV
- the ARP2 gene encoding actin-related protein 2 (Essential component of the Arp2/3 complex; Arp2/3 is a highly conserved actin nucleation center required for the motility and integrity of actin patches; involved in endocytosis and membrane growth and polarity; required for efficient Golgi-to-ER trafficking in COPI mutants), whose amino-acid sequence is MDPHNPIVLDQGTGFVKIGRAGENFPDYTFPSIVGRPILRAEERASVATPLKDIMIGDEASEVRSYLQISYPMENGIIKNWTDMELLWDYAFFEQMKLPSTSNGKILLTEPPMNPLKNREKMCEVMFEKYDFGGVYVAIQAVLALYAQGLSSGVVVDSGDGVTHIVPVYESVVLSHLTRRLDVAGRDVTRHLIDLLSRRGYAFNRTADFETVRQIKEKLCYVSYDLDLDTKLARETTALVESYELPDGRTIKVGQERFEAPECLFQPGLVDVEQPGVGELLFNTVQSADVDIRSSLYKAIVLSGGSSMYPGLPSRLEKELKQLWFSRVLHNDPSRLDKFKVRIEDPPRRKHMVFIGGAVLASIMADKDHMWLSKQEWQESGPSAMTKFGPR
- the MPS1 gene encoding serine/threonine/tyrosine protein kinase MPS1 (Dual-specificity kinase; required for SPB duplication and spindle checkpoint function in mitosis and meiosis; contributes to bi-orientation, promoting formation of force-generating kinetochore-microtubule attachments in meiosis I; autophosphorylation required for function; substrates include SPB proteins (Spc42p, Spc110p, Spc98p), mitotic exit network protein Mob1p, kinetochore protein Cnn1p, and checkpoint protein Mad1p; substrate of APCC(Cdh1); detected in peroxisomes; similar to human Mps1p), yielding MSTNSFHDYVDLKSRTNTRQFSDDEEFTTPPKLSNFGSALLSHTEKTSASEILSSHNNDKIANRLEEMDRSSSRSHPPPSMGNLTSGHTSTSSHSTLFGRYLRNNHQTSMTTMNTSDIEINVGNSLDKSFERIRNLRQNMKEDITAKYAERRSKRFLISNRTTKLGPAKRAMTLTNIFDEDVPNSPNQPINARETVELPLEDSHQTNFKETKRNTDYDSIDFGDLNPIQYIKKHNLPTSDLPLISQIYFDKQREENRQAALRKHSSRELLYKSRSSSSSLSSNNLLANKDNSITSNNGSQPRRKVSTGSSSSKSSIEIRRALKENIDTSNNSNFNSPIHKIYKGISRNKDSDSEKREVLRNISINANHADNLLQQENKRLKRSLDDAITNENINSKNLEVFYHRPAPKPPVTKKVEIVEPAKSASLSNNRNIITVNDSQYEKIELLGRGGSSRVYKVKGSGNRVYALKRVSFDAFDDSSIDGFKGEIELLEKLKDQKRVIQLLDYEMGDGLLYLIMECGDHDLSQILNQRSGMPLDFNFVRFYTKEMLLCIKVVHDAGIVHSDLKPANFVLVKGILKIIDFGIANAVPEHTVNIYRETQIGTPNYMAPEALVAMNYTQNSENQHEGNKWKVGRPSDMWSCGCIIYQMIYGKPPYGSFQGQNRLLAIMNPDVKIPFPEHTSNNEKIPKSAIELMKACLYRNPDKRWTVDKVLSSTFLQPFMISGSIMEDLIRNAVRYGSEKPHISQDDLNDVVDTVLRKFADYKI